The Chitinophaga sp. H8 genome contains a region encoding:
- a CDS encoding SDR family NAD(P)-dependent oxidoreductase, translated as MSSYALITGASKGLGKSMAEQLAKRKYNLLLVARSEKELEALSRFLSHTYNVAVTYLAIDLSLPEAAQKVYDWCNRPGFNISILINNAGYGLWGKFHEQSLESQLNMLQLNMQSLVALTYKIIPLLQQQPESYILNVSSTSAYQAVPTLSLYAASKVFVLSFTRGLRHEWKNKGITVCCLCPGPINTGFIDRAGLTSIKATAERFGMHPDEVAASAIKGMFRKKAEMIPGIINYLSAMATRIFPKVMVENIAAGLYKKATPVAPANTNT; from the coding sequence ATGTCATCTTACGCATTAATCACAGGAGCAAGCAAAGGGTTAGGCAAATCCATGGCAGAACAGCTGGCAAAAAGGAAATATAACCTGTTGCTCGTAGCCCGTTCTGAAAAAGAGCTGGAAGCATTGTCCCGCTTCCTGTCGCATACCTACAATGTGGCTGTTACTTACCTGGCTATTGACCTGTCATTGCCAGAGGCGGCTCAAAAAGTATATGACTGGTGTAACCGCCCTGGTTTTAATATCTCCATCCTGATTAATAATGCCGGTTATGGCCTCTGGGGCAAGTTCCATGAACAATCCCTGGAAAGCCAGCTCAATATGTTGCAACTGAATATGCAATCATTGGTAGCGCTTACCTATAAGATCATTCCTTTGTTGCAACAACAGCCGGAGTCCTATATTTTAAATGTATCCAGTACCTCTGCCTACCAGGCAGTGCCCACCCTCAGCCTCTATGCCGCTTCCAAAGTGTTTGTCCTTTCTTTTACCAGGGGATTAAGGCATGAATGGAAAAATAAGGGTATCACCGTATGTTGCCTCTGCCCCGGTCCTATCAATACCGGGTTTATAGACCGTGCAGGACTTACCTCTATTAAAGCTACTGCCGAACGGTTTGGAATGCATCCGGATGAAGTGGCCGCAAGTGCTATTAAAGGCATGTTCCGCAAAAAAGCAGAAATGATCCCCGGCATCATAAATTATCTTTCAGCCATGGCTACCCGTATTTTCCCTAAAGTAATGGTGGAAAATATTGCTGCCGGACTGTATAAAAAAGCTACTCCGGTGGCGCCTGCCAATACTAACACCTAA
- a CDS encoding phytanoyl-CoA dioxygenase family protein, translating to MATNYQTFTLLEKLTPEQRQFFDTHGFIHFKHFMSPETVQQIIKSSQEVEQKWIADNVEKINGVPIKYGNDLDGKRIVQRFAFINQHAPFLADFIKKPELNALLDLIGPGARIGANEKDGMVFNHYVNGENSKFTKMGWHTDGLRDIFIGGRLNPMLNVGLHLSTLQPENGGLRIIPGTHKQSLMSMLFRKRYFFDHRPDKNEIAIMPEAGDLTVHDGRLWHRVAQSSVVGESSRRRVIYIPIIAGKYVPRDENSPTLFYQKFAGLVK from the coding sequence ATGGCAACTAATTATCAAACGTTCACCTTATTGGAAAAACTGACACCGGAACAACGTCAGTTTTTTGATACTCACGGGTTCATTCACTTTAAGCATTTCATGTCTCCTGAAACGGTTCAGCAAATCATAAAATCATCTCAGGAAGTAGAACAAAAATGGATCGCCGACAATGTGGAGAAGATCAACGGAGTACCCATCAAATATGGTAATGATCTGGATGGGAAAAGGATTGTACAACGTTTTGCCTTCATTAATCAACACGCACCTTTTTTAGCAGATTTCATAAAAAAACCTGAATTAAACGCATTACTGGACCTGATAGGCCCCGGCGCAAGGATTGGTGCAAATGAAAAAGACGGCATGGTGTTCAATCACTATGTAAATGGCGAAAACAGCAAGTTTACCAAAATGGGCTGGCATACCGACGGGCTCCGGGATATCTTTATCGGAGGTCGTTTAAACCCCATGTTGAATGTTGGCCTGCACTTAAGCACGCTTCAACCTGAAAACGGCGGGTTAAGGATCATTCCCGGTACCCATAAACAAAGCCTGATGAGCATGTTGTTCCGGAAACGGTACTTCTTTGATCATCGCCCGGATAAAAATGAAATTGCGATCATGCCGGAAGCTGGCGACCTCACCGTTCATGACGGCCGTCTGTGGCACCGCGTAGCACAATCTTCTGTTGTAGGCGAAAGCAGCCGCAGAAGAGTGATCTATATTCCGATCATTGCCGGAAAATATGTTCCGAGAGACGAAAACAGCCCTACCCTCTTCTATCAGAAGTTTGCCGGACTGGTTAAATAA
- a CDS encoding phosphatase PAP2-related protein yields the protein MRTQEGKVCMKEVPEWKQVWEYPWFRHRLWTGIALVCMLLAALPFFFQHIEKREGTVLQDLLLAHLPAYNMSVPVFAIIWALSLFTLFRSRKDPFILMTFLYGFFVLHLLRVVTISLVPLNPPAGLIPLQDFLSNAFYGKNYITKDLFFSGHTASMFLMYFCLRSRKDKAIALVCAIAVGLLVLVQHVHYTIDVLFAPPFTYICYLAGRKLSGAQRDLKISAVLAAESLPLQAERIKLKGGKKLKA from the coding sequence ATGAGAACACAGGAAGGAAAGGTTTGTATGAAAGAAGTGCCTGAATGGAAACAGGTATGGGAGTACCCATGGTTCAGGCATCGGTTGTGGACAGGTATAGCGCTGGTATGTATGTTGCTGGCAGCGTTGCCCTTCTTTTTTCAGCATATAGAAAAGCGGGAGGGCACCGTTTTGCAGGACTTGTTACTGGCACACTTACCTGCCTATAATATGAGCGTGCCTGTATTTGCGATTATCTGGGCCTTATCGTTATTCACACTTTTCAGGAGCCGGAAGGATCCGTTTATCCTGATGACTTTCCTTTACGGGTTCTTTGTATTGCACCTGCTACGGGTGGTGACCATATCGCTGGTACCTTTAAATCCACCGGCCGGACTTATTCCCCTGCAGGATTTTCTCAGCAATGCCTTTTACGGGAAAAATTATATTACGAAGGATCTTTTTTTCTCAGGACATACGGCCTCTATGTTCCTGATGTATTTCTGTCTGAGAAGCCGGAAAGATAAAGCGATCGCTTTGGTGTGTGCTATTGCGGTAGGGCTGCTGGTATTGGTGCAGCATGTACATTACACTATTGATGTGTTGTTTGCCCCGCCATTTACTTATATCTGTTATCTTGCAGGCAGGAAGCTGAGTGGTGCACAGCGGGATCTCAAAATAAGCGCTGTGCTGGCTGCCGAAAGTTTGCCCCTGCAGGCAGAGCGCATCAAACTTAAAGGAGGCAAGAAACTCAAGGCATAA
- a CDS encoding SRPBCC family protein, with translation MKEYKKYYTIPAPPEDVYAALTNPATIQLWSGEPAEMSTEPGSEFSLWEESIVGKNLEFVPGKKIVQQWYFGDQEEDSIVTIILHPHKHGTSVELKHTNIPDGDFHDIAAGWDNMYFGALIDFYQE, from the coding sequence ATGAAAGAATATAAAAAGTATTATACGATCCCTGCTCCTCCTGAAGACGTTTACGCCGCATTGACCAATCCGGCTACAATACAGCTGTGGAGCGGAGAACCAGCGGAGATGTCTACTGAACCCGGTTCTGAATTTTCATTATGGGAAGAGAGTATTGTGGGTAAAAACCTGGAATTTGTTCCGGGTAAAAAAATTGTTCAGCAATGGTATTTTGGCGACCAGGAAGAAGACTCCATCGTCACCATCATCCTGCATCCGCATAAACACGGTACTTCTGTAGAATTAAAACATACCAATATCCCGGACGGCGACTTTCATGATATCGCAGCAGGATGGGACAACATGTATTTTGGCGCACTGATTGATTTTTACCAGGAATAA
- a CDS encoding tetratricopeptide repeat protein — translation MHTYNHEAIARYITGEMSGAELQAFEATLQQDISLQESVAQYREVLDTLQYKLEPDEKQQALSQTLRAMNEEYFRDNKVKVMPMRHYWKYISGIAAAAIVFFIIWLQPWQQDLYKEYGQIQMVAAAERGTDTDTLLQEAAVLFNRGDLVGAQKYLREATAQAPENQLTAFYYAVTLIATHDLTQARQLLTAIYNGSSVVKYDAAFFMALSYLKEKQYEDTRSWLEKIPAGTSRYAAAQELLKKI, via the coding sequence ATGCATACATACAATCACGAAGCTATTGCAAGGTATATTACCGGGGAAATGAGCGGAGCGGAATTGCAGGCATTTGAAGCCACGCTGCAGCAGGATATATCCCTGCAGGAAAGCGTGGCGCAATACCGGGAGGTACTGGACACGCTGCAGTACAAGCTGGAACCGGATGAAAAGCAGCAGGCTTTATCGCAAACACTGCGTGCAATGAATGAGGAATACTTTAGGGATAATAAGGTAAAGGTGATGCCTATGCGTCATTATTGGAAATACATCAGCGGGATAGCCGCAGCGGCCATCGTTTTTTTTATAATATGGCTGCAGCCCTGGCAGCAGGACCTGTATAAGGAGTATGGACAAATTCAGATGGTAGCTGCAGCGGAGAGAGGTACAGACACGGATACCCTCTTGCAGGAGGCCGCAGTATTATTTAACCGGGGTGATCTTGTAGGGGCACAAAAATATCTGCGGGAGGCGACTGCCCAGGCGCCGGAAAACCAGCTGACAGCTTTTTATTATGCTGTAACGCTGATCGCTACCCATGACCTCACCCAGGCCCGGCAACTGCTGACAGCGATCTACAATGGTAGTTCGGTTGTGAAGTATGATGCTGCTTTTTTTATGGCACTCAGTTACCTGAAAGAGAAGCAATATGAAGATACCCGTTCCTGGCTGGAGAAAATCCCCGCAGGTACTTCCCGCTATGCGGCGGCACAGGAGTTGTTAAAAAAGATCTAG
- a CDS encoding RNA polymerase sigma factor yields the protein MTPTSVTHIDQRYIDGLLENNGQVIREIYTRFAAKVERYIVNNSGSEQDAGDIFQEALTAIYEQARHKQLRLTCPFEPFLLMVCKRKWLNELKKRSHQPVTKQREEVYNNIGEDVFAMAEQLEQQEEKAQLFLQMFRKLGEKCQEIIRHSLKGEHQEKVATALGVTYGYLRKKKSECLATLMKLIQSHSQY from the coding sequence ATGACACCTACTTCTGTTACACATATAGATCAGCGTTACATTGATGGTTTGCTGGAAAATAACGGCCAGGTGATCCGGGAAATCTACACGAGGTTTGCAGCCAAGGTGGAGCGGTATATTGTTAATAACAGCGGATCGGAACAGGATGCCGGGGATATCTTCCAGGAAGCGCTGACGGCTATCTATGAGCAGGCCAGGCATAAACAGCTCCGGCTTACCTGTCCTTTTGAGCCTTTTTTGCTGATGGTTTGTAAAAGAAAGTGGCTCAATGAATTAAAAAAAAGATCCCATCAACCGGTAACAAAACAGCGTGAAGAGGTATATAACAACATAGGTGAAGATGTTTTTGCAATGGCAGAGCAACTGGAACAACAAGAGGAAAAGGCACAGCTCTTCCTCCAGATGTTCCGGAAGCTGGGGGAGAAGTGCCAGGAAATCATCCGGCATAGTCTGAAAGGGGAGCACCAGGAAAAAGTGGCCACCGCCCTGGGTGTTACCTATGGATACCTGCGCAAAAAAAAATCCGAATGCCTGGCAACACTTATGAAATTGATCCAATCACATTCACAGTACTAA
- a CDS encoding PKD domain-containing protein: protein MTRWYSLIMFCCSILSLGQASRAQTADTLPAVVQAAEDQNKVTFSGELRPLRGVAGAPAPFYSYFWELGDGAFSFEATPQHVYPDTGTYQVRLYATNNYDDGRPPPTKPRPIKIKNKTYPIAAKPSGFFQGGGNIEMKANRMPRPGEEMVLVIGYRQPAGTKTGGSLLLLYNEKTFKQNNFNLGEARAYHQEKQVPTDSLWAYLPPAEIEDAAFGGPLLALRGPAAHAPLPASSAAHNQQLKAMLLEKMGTFRKNHAWRLEGAQAGAEQFMFVSLQTTPEMIRDTNAVVNITALFMPDDPALEPEEYTMELQIVASHDPNRIMLRNHRMNYRFTGKKKLLTYKIQFQNTGKGPAKKVDIGVRIPDMLNGNSITLQDMQPRCVPCDSAYENQSCLDTVITKDSIHFVFRNIYLPGVQQEGVNDTDSTKGFIKYTINFGKKPAKVPFASQAAIVFDKNEPVITNRSVGRFKPGLSPGIILGYGHRLGSTGKLERGGDKNLTIGASIAPFAPHRRYLQMELYAGIFNEYERFKERRRGGDTVIDNHDYKVMYRDVYEKVNIITLEAVPLQIRYNLNSWVGVGAGALAAINLSTRTRTILKSTMASATGTPGITLEGDLDRKTTYFTKLNPAVFADLQLGRVRTGPAAGIRYLYYMHPSEQRLFVYVSWKI, encoded by the coding sequence ATGACACGCTGGTATTCCCTGATCATGTTCTGCTGCAGCATTTTATCCCTGGGGCAGGCAAGCCGGGCACAAACTGCCGATACCCTGCCTGCTGTAGTACAAGCTGCAGAGGACCAGAATAAAGTTACCTTTTCAGGCGAACTGCGGCCACTTCGGGGAGTAGCAGGTGCGCCGGCTCCTTTCTATTCCTATTTCTGGGAACTGGGAGATGGTGCTTTCAGTTTTGAAGCTACCCCACAACATGTGTACCCGGATACCGGTACCTACCAGGTACGCTTGTACGCCACCAATAACTATGACGACGGACGGCCGCCTCCAACAAAGCCAAGGCCTATCAAAATAAAGAACAAAACTTATCCTATTGCGGCAAAGCCTTCGGGCTTCTTCCAGGGAGGCGGCAATATTGAAATGAAAGCCAACCGTATGCCCCGTCCCGGCGAAGAAATGGTGCTGGTTATCGGTTACCGGCAGCCGGCAGGTACAAAAACAGGCGGTTCTCTCCTGCTGTTGTATAACGAAAAAACATTTAAACAAAATAACTTCAATCTGGGAGAAGCCCGCGCTTACCACCAGGAAAAACAGGTGCCCACTGATTCCTTATGGGCTTACCTCCCACCAGCAGAAATAGAGGACGCCGCTTTTGGCGGCCCCTTACTGGCACTACGTGGTCCTGCCGCCCATGCCCCCCTACCAGCTTCATCTGCTGCACATAACCAGCAGTTAAAAGCCATGCTGCTCGAAAAGATGGGGACCTTCCGTAAAAATCATGCATGGCGGCTGGAAGGCGCGCAAGCGGGTGCAGAACAATTTATGTTTGTATCCCTGCAAACCACTCCCGAAATGATCAGGGACACGAATGCGGTAGTCAACATTACCGCATTGTTCATGCCGGACGATCCTGCCCTGGAACCGGAAGAATATACGATGGAGCTGCAGATAGTAGCCTCTCATGACCCTAACCGGATCATGCTCCGCAACCACCGTATGAACTACCGGTTTACCGGCAAGAAAAAATTGCTTACCTATAAAATACAATTCCAGAATACCGGTAAAGGCCCTGCCAAAAAAGTAGATATCGGCGTACGCATACCCGATATGCTGAACGGCAATTCCATCACCCTGCAGGATATGCAGCCCAGATGCGTACCCTGTGATTCTGCCTACGAAAACCAGAGCTGTCTGGATACCGTGATCACCAAAGACAGTATACACTTTGTGTTCCGCAATATCTACCTGCCCGGCGTACAACAGGAAGGTGTAAACGATACGGATTCTACCAAAGGTTTCATTAAATACACTATCAACTTTGGCAAAAAGCCGGCGAAGGTCCCTTTTGCCAGTCAGGCCGCCATTGTGTTTGACAAAAACGAGCCTGTTATTACCAACCGTTCCGTAGGCCGCTTTAAGCCTGGGCTATCTCCCGGTATTATACTCGGCTATGGACATCGTTTGGGATCTACCGGCAAACTGGAAAGAGGCGGGGACAAAAACCTGACCATAGGCGCCAGTATTGCCCCCTTCGCTCCACACCGGCGCTACCTGCAGATGGAGCTGTATGCCGGTATCTTTAATGAATACGAACGTTTCAAAGAGCGCCGCCGCGGAGGAGATACCGTAATAGATAATCATGATTACAAAGTCATGTACCGGGATGTATACGAAAAGGTCAATATCATTACCCTGGAAGCTGTACCCCTGCAAATCAGGTACAACCTCAACAGCTGGGTGGGTGTTGGCGCCGGTGCACTGGCGGCTATAAATCTCAGCACCCGCACCCGTACCATCCTGAAATCAACGATGGCCAGTGCTACCGGCACGCCGGGCATAACCCTGGAAGGAGATCTTGACCGTAAAACCACTTACTTTACCAAACTCAATCCGGCCGTTTTTGCGGACCTGCAGTTAGGACGGGTACGTACCGGCCCCGCAGCAGGCATACGCTACCTCTATTATATGCATCCCTCGGAGCAAAGGCTATTTGTTTATGTAAGCTGGAAAATATAG
- a CDS encoding CHAT domain-containing protein — protein MFRWLLYTCLLIHTTLLAAEPGKDTVVVSPAVKQQWQALQADDDLAGWIYERINYTTADPAHRLPVLTGTEKEAWRKPRTDEDYGAWLDLLVNLGYYQLYTGNILSSIHYYEKAWQFYKTVQPDQYDVEEYILQPLGNNYTRLGDYESALYIQEQCLALAKGKQDTRLIVAAYGNMAVLRRSQGHWQRAIALCELGLPYAENNPPVHGLLLNTLGDIAFDQQQYDRAREYNKMALQQFKSVSPAPHVAYWMESAYVLAGRLETALGNYPAALQYFRQALAITEQHFKGGRQREKAKIQVYTGHALLAQKQVSTAQQAYQQALKILLPPFRITGTGVLPEESWLYAENTLQDALEGLSATYYEQGNTILALKSMDLCLAATAKLRNEFAGIDSRALLQQENRRRIELAMRIAYHAYQTTGQNSYAQRMLQYAEQGKAQLLLDEIRRNIAYAALKDKDSLFRRMQHVEQALAYYGQEAAQEKDISKNNSGALAYEMSVLQRKLQDKYPALLQSSRLTTLQCDTLLQRLPANLETILCFAGQTQWFFLHANRNGVQTVYTIDSVSQWQQQCRSFVQKYFKQGPGAMINAPQQYYADAWQLYTKLFPHQQWKADKTYLLLTDDVLGYVPLDALVTDSIYQPVISAWPFLVKQANISYGYSLQSWQQLRGRPAGTGGFTGFFITHDSSHRRIPAVVREQEELQENVQGKFIANNAATLTHFEQALQQTNILHISSHAGLYGPQHEPALELADGNFPLSALTAQLHAPRLVVLSACRTADGWLMQGEGVQSLSWGFAAAGIPGVIAGLWNVNDAGAASFMPHFYADLQQQQSPGTALRNAKLQWLTEQQNNPVLSLPYYWAGWVYMGVPQSLSITAPVKWYNWWIVGGVLLLAGSVWWWRRKPTYQNN, from the coding sequence ATGTTTCGCTGGTTACTTTACACCTGTTTACTCATACACACTACCTTGCTGGCTGCAGAGCCAGGAAAGGATACGGTAGTAGTGTCACCAGCTGTAAAGCAGCAATGGCAGGCATTACAGGCTGATGACGACCTGGCCGGATGGATTTATGAACGTATTAACTACACCACTGCAGATCCCGCACACCGCCTGCCTGTTTTAACCGGGACAGAAAAGGAAGCCTGGAGAAAACCCCGCACAGATGAAGACTATGGCGCGTGGCTGGACCTGCTGGTGAACCTGGGGTATTACCAGCTTTATACCGGTAATATTCTCTCTTCTATTCACTATTATGAAAAGGCTTGGCAGTTTTACAAAACCGTACAACCGGACCAGTATGATGTGGAAGAATATATCCTGCAGCCTTTGGGCAACAATTACACCCGGCTAGGTGATTATGAAAGTGCGCTGTATATACAGGAACAGTGCCTGGCGCTGGCAAAGGGCAAACAGGATACCCGTCTTATTGTGGCCGCTTATGGCAATATGGCCGTACTGCGCCGCTCACAAGGGCATTGGCAACGCGCGATTGCACTTTGCGAACTGGGTCTTCCCTATGCGGAAAACAACCCACCTGTGCATGGCCTGCTGCTGAATACACTGGGAGACATTGCCTTTGACCAGCAACAGTATGACCGTGCCCGTGAATACAACAAAATGGCCCTGCAGCAGTTTAAAAGTGTATCACCCGCTCCTCATGTGGCCTACTGGATGGAAAGTGCCTATGTACTGGCAGGACGACTGGAAACTGCGCTGGGTAATTATCCGGCAGCACTGCAATATTTCCGGCAGGCACTGGCCATCACCGAGCAGCATTTTAAAGGCGGACGGCAACGGGAAAAGGCAAAGATACAGGTGTATACCGGCCATGCCCTGCTGGCGCAAAAGCAGGTAAGTACTGCACAGCAGGCCTACCAGCAAGCCCTGAAAATACTATTACCTCCTTTTCGTATCACCGGTACCGGTGTACTCCCGGAAGAGTCCTGGCTTTATGCAGAGAACACACTACAGGATGCCCTGGAAGGATTATCTGCTACTTATTATGAGCAGGGTAACACCATCCTGGCACTAAAAAGCATGGATCTTTGCCTGGCGGCTACAGCCAAACTGCGGAATGAATTTGCAGGTATAGATTCCCGTGCACTGCTGCAACAGGAAAACAGACGCCGTATAGAGCTGGCCATGCGCATCGCCTATCATGCTTATCAAACTACCGGTCAAAACAGCTATGCACAACGTATGCTGCAATATGCCGAGCAAGGCAAAGCACAACTGCTGCTGGATGAAATACGCCGCAACATTGCCTATGCAGCCCTGAAAGACAAAGATTCGCTGTTCCGTCGTATGCAGCACGTAGAGCAGGCATTAGCTTATTACGGACAGGAAGCTGCACAGGAAAAAGATATCAGTAAGAACAACTCCGGCGCGCTGGCTTATGAAATGAGTGTACTCCAGCGGAAACTTCAGGATAAATATCCGGCCCTGTTACAAAGCAGCCGTCTTACCACATTACAATGTGATACCCTCCTGCAACGCCTGCCAGCCAACCTGGAAACCATCCTCTGCTTTGCGGGGCAAACACAATGGTTTTTCCTGCATGCCAACCGTAATGGGGTGCAAACGGTATACACCATAGATAGCGTATCACAATGGCAACAACAGTGCAGGTCGTTTGTACAAAAGTATTTCAAACAAGGTCCGGGAGCTATGATCAATGCTCCCCAGCAGTACTATGCTGACGCCTGGCAGCTGTATACAAAATTGTTCCCTCATCAGCAGTGGAAAGCGGATAAAACGTATCTCCTGCTCACGGATGATGTGCTGGGCTATGTACCCCTGGATGCCCTGGTGACAGACAGTATATACCAACCCGTTATTTCCGCCTGGCCATTCCTCGTGAAACAAGCCAACATCAGTTATGGCTATTCCCTGCAAAGCTGGCAACAACTGCGCGGCAGACCCGCAGGAACCGGTGGCTTTACCGGCTTCTTCATTACGCACGACAGCAGCCACCGGCGTATTCCGGCAGTGGTACGAGAGCAGGAAGAGCTACAGGAAAATGTACAAGGTAAATTCATTGCCAATAATGCTGCTACCCTCACACATTTTGAGCAGGCGCTCCAACAAACCAACATCTTGCATATCAGCTCCCATGCAGGGCTATACGGCCCGCAGCATGAACCTGCCCTCGAACTGGCAGACGGCAACTTTCCACTATCCGCCCTTACCGCACAACTGCATGCCCCCCGGCTGGTAGTACTCAGTGCCTGTCGCACCGCTGATGGCTGGCTCATGCAAGGGGAAGGTGTACAAAGTTTGTCCTGGGGATTTGCTGCAGCCGGTATCCCTGGCGTAATAGCCGGGCTATGGAATGTGAATGATGCCGGAGCTGCTTCGTTTATGCCCCACTTTTATGCTGACCTCCAACAACAACAATCACCCGGCACTGCCCTACGCAATGCCAAACTTCAATGGCTTACTGAACAACAAAATAATCCTGTGCTCAGTCTCCCCTACTACTGGGCCGGCTGGGTGTACATGGGGGTACCACAATCATTAAGCATTACCGCACCTGTCAAGTGGTACAACTGGTGGATAGTGGGTGGTGTTTTGTTATTGGCTGGTAGTGTGTGGTGGTGGAGAAGAAAGCCGACTTACCAGAATAACTAA
- a CDS encoding RDD family protein: MEKYRTFWKRLLSAIIDSIIFIPFSYFGIKIEQINNKTILFCWLFLYACLIIFYSVYLNGRYGQTLGKKVMNIIVLDVSESKMIGFKHAFYRDATPFIFYLIGIFFVISTSINNPTYNIDQLNTQYDDFIFYATLVWVIIELLTMLTNPKRRAVHDILAQSVVVDLSR, encoded by the coding sequence ATGGAAAAATATAGAACTTTTTGGAAACGTCTTCTTTCAGCCATTATAGATAGCATCATATTTATCCCTTTCTCATATTTTGGTATTAAAATAGAACAAATTAATAATAAAACTATCCTTTTTTGTTGGCTATTTCTCTATGCATGTTTGATAATATTCTACTCTGTTTATTTAAATGGACGATATGGCCAAACTCTAGGAAAAAAAGTTATGAATATAATAGTACTTGATGTCAGTGAATCAAAAATGATTGGATTTAAGCATGCTTTTTACAGGGATGCTACCCCATTCATTTTTTACTTAATTGGAATATTTTTCGTTATTTCTACCTCCATAAATAATCCAACCTATAATATTGATCAACTAAACACTCAATATGATGATTTCATCTTCTATGCTACGTTAGTTTGGGTGATTATTGAGTTGTTAACTATGCTCACCAACCCTAAAAGAAGGGCTGTACATGATATTTTGGCCCAATCTGTAGTTGTTGATCTTTCCAGGTAA